The Candidatus Zixiibacteriota bacterium genome contains a region encoding:
- the rplL gene encoding 50S ribosomal protein L7/L12, translating into MLKRKGITVSENKTIAAIVEKIENLTVLELADLSKELQDKFGVTAAAPVAVAAVPAAGGEAVAEEKTEFDVELQSAGDKKIQVIKVVRELTSLGLKEAKALVDNAPNMVKEGVTKEEAEAVRDKLQDVGAQVEIK; encoded by the coding sequence ATGTTAAAGCGAAAGGGTATTACAGTGTCAGAGAACAAAACAATAGCGGCGATCGTTGAGAAGATTGAGAATTTAACGGTGCTCGAGTTGGCTGATCTTTCGAAGGAACTCCAGGATAAATTTGGTGTGACGGCAGCGGCCCCGGTTGCTGTCGCTGCGGTTCCGGCTGCCGGTGGTGAAGCTGTGGCCGAGGAAAAGACTGAGTTCGATGTGGAATTGCAGTCCGCCGGAGATAAAAAGATTCAGGTAATTAAGGTTGTGCGCGAATTAACCAGCCTGGGGCTAAAAGAAGCCAAAGCATTGGTTGATAACGCTCCCAATATGGTTAAAGAAGGCGTCACTAAAGAAGAGGCCGAGGCGGTACGCGACAAGCTTCAGGACGTTGGCGCCCAGGTTGAAATTAAGTAA